From the genome of Cynocephalus volans isolate mCynVol1 chromosome 14, mCynVol1.pri, whole genome shotgun sequence, one region includes:
- the LOC134363256 gene encoding succinate dehydrogenase [ubiquinone] cytochrome b small subunit, mitochondrial-like, whose product MSTLWRLSVICSAQGGRALFLRAPVVRPAHVSAFLQDGPTPGWWGAQHIHLSPSRHSGSKAASLHWTSERVVSVLLLGLLPAAYLNPSSVMDYSLAAALTLHSHWGLGQVITDYVHGDASQKAAKAGLLALSALTFAGLCYFNYHDVGICKAVAMLWKL is encoded by the coding sequence ATGTCGACTCTTTGGAGATTGAGTGTCATTTGCAGTGCCCAAGGAGGCCGAGCTCTGTTTCTTCGAGCTCCAGTGGTGAGACCTGCTCATGTCTCAGCATTTCTCCAGGATGGGCCTACCCCAGGATGGTGGGGAGCACAGCACATTCACCTCTCACCCAGCCGCCATTCTGGTTCCAAGGCTGCATCTCTCCACTGGACCAGTGAGAGGGTTGTCAGTGTTTTGCTCCTGGGCCTGCTTCCAGCTGCTTATTTGAATCCTTCCTCCGTGATGGACTACTCCCTGGCTGCAGCCCTCACTCTCCATAGTCACTGgggccttggacaagttattacTGACTATGTTCATGGAGATGCTTCACAGAAAGCTGCTAAGGCAGGCCTTTTGGCACTCTCAGCTCTAACCTTTGCTGGGCTTTGTTATTTCAACTATCATGATGTGGGCATCTGTAAAGCTGTTGCCATGCTGTGGAAGCTCTGA